A DNA window from Hevea brasiliensis isolate MT/VB/25A 57/8 chromosome 2, ASM3005281v1, whole genome shotgun sequence contains the following coding sequences:
- the LOC110643569 gene encoding thioredoxin-like 4, chloroplastic has translation MQKQNILYSKASFGFGTSLDRQFGSRILYVIPTMNLCRCNVKSFLVPPKILPITRTAGLDFLKNGEALQPGRIKGVAYGNPGELSDEDEDLCPVDCVREFKSDEEFFKILENAKETCSLVVVDFYRPSCGSCKYIEQGFAKLCKGAGDEEAAVVFLKHNVIDEYDEQSEVAERLRIKTVPLFHFYKNGVLLEAFPTRDKERIIAAILKYTSPASKSHMN, from the exons ATGCAAAAGCAGAATATTCTATATTCCAAGGCCTCTTTCGGCTTTGGAACCAgccttgataggcaatttggttCTAGAATTCTTTATGTAATTCCAACCATGAATCTTTGTAGATGTAATGTGAAATCGTTTCTTGTACCACCCAAAATTCTGCCCATCACCAGGACTGCAGGGTTGGATTTTCTGAAAAACGGCGAAGCTTTGCAACCTGGAAGAATCAAAGGTGTAGCTTATGGAAATCCTGGGGAATTATCTGATGAAGACGAAGATCTGTGTCCTGTGGATTGTGTTAGAGAATTTAAGAGTGATGAGGAATTCTTCAAAATTCTTGAAAATGCCAAAGAAACTTGTTCATTAGTGGTGGTTGATTTTTATCGCCCTTCTTGTGGAAGCTGCAAGTATATAGAGCAGGGATTTGCAAAATTATGCAAGGGAGCTGGTGATGAAGAGGCTGCAGTGGTTTTCTTAAAGCATAAT GTAATTGATGAGTATGATGAACAATCTGAGGTTGCCGAACGGCTTAGAATAAAG ACGGTgcccctcttccatttctataAAAATGGAGTCCTGTTGGAAGCATTCCCTACCAGAGACAAGGAGAGAATTATTGCAGCAATTCTTAAATACACATCTCCTGCATCTAAATCCCACATGAATTAA